GCATGCCCCAACTCTTTGTTTGGAAAATTTCTTTGATTAGTGCAGTTAATTCACAATCATCTATGCTGGTATAACTCGATTTGTTTATTTTAAATCTAGCTCAATGACACTGATAAATGGACTCATCTGAGAAGTTGCCTTGTGAAGTCGGATGATTGCAATAGCTTGTCAAATAGATATAAGGTCTCTTCTCCTTTTCTGCTCATCCTATTTTATCTGATGTGATGTTGTTTCTCTGTGTGTGACCATTCCTTTTGTGGCGATTTTAGTAATACTGTTTGATTTCATGCAGACTCTAAAACAATACAAGCTCGCTGAGCTGACTCCCATTGAGTCTGGCTGTTGCCGCCCACCAGCGGAGTATGCCCCCTGTTATCTTCCAGTGTATTTTGAACGTGCAGTTGCTTTCAACAGAGTTTAACATGGCTATCGTATTTTTCTGAACCTTGTCAGGTGTGGATATCCAGCTTTGAATGCTTCCAATTTTGATCTGAGCTACCATCCGGTGAGCACAAATGTCGACTGCAAACTGTACAAAAATGATCGGTTCCTCAGGTGCTATGACTGTAATTCTTGCAAGTAAGCTGTCCGTCTCCTGTCATAACTTCGAAATACGTAACCTTATCAGAAATTTCAGAATGTAAGTGCTTACGTGAAACTTTTCCTTCCAGAGCTGGTGTTGCGCAATACATGAAGACAGAGTGGCGAGTGGTTGCCATCTTCAATGTGATATTGTTTATCATTTTGGTAAGCTTAAAATTCCCTGaaacattctctctctctctctcaaaaaaaagaaGTTTCCTGAAATTATAGCGGATATACTCTTTCTTCTCAGCAATAAATTGCTCCATCTTTGTCTGTTATCTTGACTTATGTTTGTATGGGTTTGTTTTCGGCCAGTCATTCGTGTACTTTGTTGGCTGCTGCGCACGTCGACATGCTGGAGGTAGCGATTCTAAAGTTCCTCGAAGATGACTGTGTACTTTGAAGTGAATCCTCTCTATGATTCACGTGTCACAGCGAGAGTTAGCTTTACCGCCCCTTGTGATAACATTGTTCATTCAAGTTCAGCTGATGAAATGGAGTGTCAAGGCTTCTGTTCTGTGGGTGATTTCTTTGTGCCAGTAGCATTTTGGACATCTATGAAAAAGAACGTCCGACAATCTTCTGAAATACAGCCTGATGATCTTGCACAATGTGTGATGCCAATGTCTGACATGCGAGTAAACTGGAATAACTTACCAACCGAAGCAATTGGTGTGCTTCTCGCGGTCAGGTTTTTGGAGGGTACATTTCCTTTTGAACACAGTATAATGTAGATGCTCACATACACTCATCTCCATTAACACATGTCCGCACACACTATCTCTATGAGCATGTCTGAAATACGGAGCTGAACACaatatcttgagattgacgaagtcaccccAAGCTCCTTCGTATTCGGTTTTTGGAGGGTAAGGACCGCACTTGTCGAGCTGTTAGTCCTAAAAGTTTCGTCAGGGTGTCACTTTAGTCTCAATTATTTCAAAATGCACATTTAAGTCCTAATTCTATAATAAGAGGTTCACCTGAGGTCCTTTTTTCAGAAGCGCTCGTTGACCTGCCCATGTGGCGCGTTGACCCATGCCACATCGACGGACTGGCCACGGCGGTTCCTATTTTGTTTCATGGAAAACCACTTATAAACCATCATCCTCACATTCCCGGGTCCTAGATCTATTTCTTCCCCaaatcccctctctctctctcgccatgGCTACCATAGCCGTCACACCATAGGCTTCGGTGAAGGAGTATCTCCCACTGGTCGTCGCAAAGGGGGCATCTTCACAGGCACCCACTCGGATTGCCCTTCAGATCACCTCTGGTCGCCGCCGCACGGAGGGAAtcgtcgccagcgccgccgccaATCGCCTCTAGTGTCGCCAGAGTTGCATGAAAGAGGAGAAGGGGTGCCACTAAGAGGGGAATAGATCGGGGGGAGGGGGGGTCTAATTGGAAAGTTTTTGGTCTGCCGGTCGGGCCCTCTATCGACGTGGCGTGGGTCAACGCGCCAAGCGGGCAGGTCAGCGAGCGCTCGTGAAAAAAGGACCTAAACATGCATTTTGGAAGAATTGAGACTAAAGTGACACCCCGACTAAACTTTTAAGACCTCCAGCGTATTTAACTCTTAACAAAAAAGAAACATCTTTAGTTAATCATCCCAAAAGGAAAAAACATTTAGTTGATTCGGTTACAAAGGAAACAAAAGCATCTTTTGTTGATTTTATTGGGGTGTGCTGGCCCAGTAGTGCAATGCCAAGGCAacatgtaagagcatctacagccgcagACAACAAATCCGACCCCTCGAACGCCCGCAGGCGCGTCTGTGCATAGCGACCGGTCATTGCCTCAAATTTGCTCATCCACATCTTGATACCTCATACTAGAAACCTTAAATCCATACAAAGGCATGCAAACGATGAAATCCACGTACTACATAAATCAAGTAACCTATACTATCCTAATcctcgtcggagatgtccactatctcTGTGCTCGGCTCCGTACATGGGCGGCAGCCGCAACTCTGGCTCCCGCGGCTCCTCCGACTACTCCGCGTCGCcctccgcctccatctccgcgtCGAGTTCGTCGAAGAGCACGTCGGTCGCCACTCGTTCCTGCCGAATGAACTGTCCGTTGGCCTCCatataggcctcatcctggatggactccaagATGGCCTGTTGCTCCGCCATCTCGGCCGCTTGGGCGACCGCGAACTCCGCCTCCACTTCCTCCATGTTGAAGCCGGAGCCAGCGCTAGCGctagctccagctccagctcctccgcctcgtcctcctttgAATCCGCCACCTCCATCGGAGCCggctccagctcctctccctccccctccttcgcctgctcctgctcctccg
This DNA window, taken from Triticum aestivum cultivar Chinese Spring chromosome 1D, IWGSC CS RefSeq v2.1, whole genome shotgun sequence, encodes the following:
- the LOC123181201 gene encoding tetraspanin-10 isoform X2; translation: MMLLLLFVEQILAILVVGFGFWMSTHNDECRRSLTIPVMGLGGVIFLMSLAGFVGAWKNISCLLWTYLIMLFVVLVAIMVFTVLAFIITNTGTGHAVPGSRYKEYRLQDYSSWFVKQLNDTDKWTHLRSCLVKSDDCNSLSNRYKTLKQYKLAELTPIESGCCRPPAECGYPALNASNFDLSYHPVSTNVDCKLYKNDRFLRCYDCNSCKAGVAQYMKTEWRVVAIFNVILFIILSFVYFVGCCARRHAGGSDSKVPRR
- the LOC123181201 gene encoding tetraspanin-10 isoform X1, encoding MAGSSTSTFVIRWINFLTMILAILVVGFGFWMSTHNDECRRSLTIPVMGLGGVIFLMSLAGFVGAWKNISCLLWTYLIMLFVVLVAIMVFTVLAFIITNTGTGHAVPGSRYKEYRLQDYSSWFVKQLNDTDKWTHLRSCLVKSDDCNSLSNRYKTLKQYKLAELTPIESGCCRPPAECGYPALNASNFDLSYHPVSTNVDCKLYKNDRFLRCYDCNSCKAGVAQYMKTEWRVVAIFNVILFIILSFVYFVGCCARRHAGGSDSKVPRR